The proteins below are encoded in one region of Streptomyces cyanogenus:
- a CDS encoding sensor histidine kinase, producing the protein MEEQHGGPRHGWRYGPPWAHGPDDPEAHRARLPWRSTAALTAVVLIGTTFAADSQPDRVPLDGYARVLLLAACVPLLWRHRHPVAVACGTAAAALLYTALGYPYGPVFLAVAAGCFGAVVAGHRRAAWTAVGLLWAGHVLVALWLYRWLPPAGDRAAGPGQEIVIATWVVAVAALSELARARREQWARERADRAEAARRRAAEERLRMARELHDVLAHSISVINVQASMGLALLDTDPEQARSALTTIKTASKEALGEVRQVLGTLRAPGAAPRSPAPGLDRLPELIEQAAAAGLTVETEGEPPRLPPGADLAAFRILQEALTNVVRHSGSRHARVHFEYGDGVLRLRIDDDGPAAGTDAGGSGHGLAGMRERAAALGGTIEAGPRPDGGFQVLAVLPSHLREDQ; encoded by the coding sequence ATGGAAGAGCAGCACGGCGGCCCCCGGCACGGGTGGCGGTACGGGCCCCCGTGGGCGCACGGCCCGGACGACCCCGAGGCGCACCGCGCCCGGCTGCCGTGGCGCTCGACCGCGGCCCTCACCGCGGTCGTGCTGATCGGCACCACCTTCGCAGCGGACAGCCAGCCGGACCGGGTACCGCTCGACGGCTACGCGCGCGTGCTGCTGCTCGCCGCCTGCGTCCCGCTGCTGTGGCGGCACCGCCACCCGGTGGCCGTGGCCTGCGGAACGGCAGCGGCGGCCCTGCTGTACACGGCCCTCGGCTACCCCTACGGGCCGGTCTTCCTGGCCGTCGCGGCGGGCTGCTTCGGCGCGGTCGTCGCCGGCCACCGGCGGGCCGCCTGGACCGCCGTCGGCCTGCTGTGGGCCGGACACGTCCTGGTCGCGCTCTGGCTGTACCGCTGGCTCCCGCCCGCCGGGGACCGCGCCGCGGGCCCGGGCCAGGAGATCGTGATCGCGACCTGGGTGGTGGCCGTCGCGGCCCTCTCCGAACTGGCCCGGGCCCGGCGCGAACAGTGGGCCCGGGAGCGCGCGGACCGGGCCGAGGCGGCGCGCCGGCGCGCGGCCGAGGAGCGGCTGCGCATGGCCCGCGAGCTGCACGACGTCCTCGCGCACAGCATCTCGGTCATCAACGTCCAGGCGAGCATGGGCCTCGCCCTGCTCGACACCGACCCCGAGCAGGCGCGGTCCGCGCTCACCACCATCAAGACCGCCAGCAAGGAGGCGCTCGGCGAGGTGCGTCAGGTCCTCGGCACCCTGCGCGCACCGGGCGCCGCACCGCGCTCCCCCGCTCCGGGCCTGGACCGGCTGCCGGAGCTGATCGAGCAGGCCGCGGCGGCCGGTCTGACCGTCGAGACCGAGGGCGAGCCGCCCCGGCTGCCGCCCGGCGCCGACCTCGCCGCATTCCGGATCCTGCAGGAGGCCCTCACCAATGTCGTACGGCACTCCGGTTCGCGGCACGCGCGCGTGCACTTCGAATACGGCGACGGCGTGCTGCGGCTGCGGATCGACGACGACGGACCGGCGGCCGGCACGGACGCCGGGGGCAGCGGGCACGGGCTGGCCGGCATGCGGGAGCGGGCCGCCGCGCTGGGTGGCACCATCGAGGCGGGCCCGCGCCCGGACGGCGGCTTCCAGGTGCTCGCCGTGCTGCCGTCGCACCTCAGGGAGGACCAGTGA
- a CDS encoding TetR/AcrR family transcriptional regulator — protein MSTAQGARARARQEVTAAIKDAARRQLAAEGAAKLSLRAVARELGMVSSALYRYFPSRDDLLTALIIDAYDSLGEAAERARDAACDAPPPARWTAVCQAVRDWALAHPHEYALIYGSPVPGYSAPQTTVRAASRVGLALIGILRDAHRSPAGLAAPPLPASLRPEAERMAADLAPDLPPEVAAPMVAAWAQLFGLIGFEVFGQFNRVVEDRETFFRHAVGRLAEGVGLTRA, from the coding sequence ATGAGCACCGCACAGGGCGCCCGCGCGCGGGCCAGGCAGGAAGTCACCGCGGCCATCAAGGACGCGGCGCGCAGACAGCTGGCCGCGGAGGGCGCGGCCAAGCTCTCCCTGCGGGCCGTCGCCCGCGAGCTGGGCATGGTCTCGTCCGCCCTGTACCGCTACTTCCCCAGCCGGGACGACCTGCTGACCGCCCTGATCATCGACGCCTACGACTCCCTCGGCGAAGCCGCCGAACGGGCCCGGGACGCCGCCTGCGACGCCCCGCCGCCGGCCCGCTGGACGGCCGTGTGCCAGGCGGTGCGCGACTGGGCGCTCGCCCACCCGCACGAGTACGCGCTGATCTACGGCTCACCCGTGCCCGGATACTCCGCCCCCCAGACCACCGTCCGGGCCGCCTCCCGTGTCGGCCTCGCCCTCATCGGCATCCTCCGGGACGCCCACCGGAGCCCCGCCGGCCTGGCCGCCCCGCCGCTCCCCGCCTCCCTGCGGCCCGAGGCCGAGCGGATGGCCGCCGACCTCGCCCCCGATCTCCCGCCCGAGGTGGCCGCACCGATGGTCGCCGCCTGGGCCCAGCTGTTCGGGCTGATCGGGTTCGAGGTGTTCGGGCAGTTCAACCGGGTCGTGGAGGACCGCGAGACGTTCTTCCGGCACGCCGTCGGCCGGCTCGCCGAGGGGGTGGGCCTCACCCGGGCGTGA
- a CDS encoding nitroreductase family deazaflavin-dependent oxidoreductase, whose protein sequence is MSSSAPYYLKGSPLNVRLNSVIGWLARHGLSLAGTAEMSVPGRKSGRMQRIPVNPHRYDGGQYLVSARGHSQWVRNMRAAGGGELRVGRRVRAFTAVELPDAEKLPVLRTYLEKWGWEVNQYFAGVTAKSSDEEIIACAGDHPVFRITVTD, encoded by the coding sequence ATGTCGTCGTCTGCGCCGTACTACCTCAAGGGCAGCCCGCTCAACGTCCGCCTGAACAGCGTGATCGGCTGGCTCGCCCGGCACGGGCTCAGCCTGGCGGGCACCGCCGAGATGTCCGTGCCCGGCCGCAAGAGCGGCAGGATGCAGCGCATCCCGGTCAACCCGCACCGCTACGACGGCGGGCAGTACCTGGTCTCGGCGCGCGGCCACTCGCAGTGGGTGCGCAACATGCGGGCCGCCGGCGGCGGGGAGCTGCGGGTGGGCCGCAGGGTGCGCGCCTTCACCGCGGTGGAGCTTCCCGACGCCGAGAAGCTCCCGGTCCTGCGGACCTATCTGGAGAAGTGGGGCTGGGAGGTCAACCAGTACTTCGCCGGGGTGACGGCCAAGTCCTCGGACGAGGAGATCATCGCCTGTGCCGGGGACCACCCGGTCTTCCGCATCACCGTCACGGACTGA
- a CDS encoding geranylgeranyl reductase family protein: protein MSGENSSADDVQRVWDVVVVGAGPAGASAAYAAAVAGRRVLVLEKAELPRYKTCGGGIIGPSRDALPPGFELPFRDRVHAVTFSHNGRFTRTRRSKQMMFGLVNRAEFDQQLVEHAQKAGAELRTGVTVQRVEQHGSAVPDRRTVAVVLQGGETVLARAVVGADGSASRIGAHVGVKLDQVDLGLEAEIPVPETVAEDWKGRVLIDWGPMPGSYGWVFPKGDTLTVGVISARGEGAATKRYLEDFIARLGLAGFEPAVSSGHLTRCRADDSPLSRGRVLVCGDAAGLLEPWTREGISFALRSGRLAGEWAVRIAEAHDAVDTRRQALNYAFAVKAGLGVEMAVGKRLLGVFEKRPGLFHAALTGFRPAWRAFRDITQGSTSLGEIVRSHPLAQRALTALDRRPAGQAAPAEEPVSP from the coding sequence GTGAGCGGCGAGAACTCTTCGGCGGACGACGTGCAGCGGGTGTGGGACGTCGTCGTGGTGGGCGCGGGCCCCGCGGGCGCCTCGGCCGCCTACGCGGCGGCGGTCGCGGGACGGCGCGTGCTGGTGCTGGAGAAAGCCGAGCTGCCCCGTTACAAGACATGCGGCGGCGGCATCATCGGCCCCTCGCGCGACGCGCTGCCGCCCGGCTTCGAGCTGCCCTTCCGGGACCGGGTGCACGCGGTCACCTTCTCCCACAACGGCCGCTTCACCCGCACCCGCCGCTCCAAGCAGATGATGTTCGGTCTGGTCAACCGCGCCGAGTTCGACCAGCAGCTGGTCGAGCACGCCCAGAAGGCGGGCGCCGAGCTGCGGACGGGTGTCACGGTCCAGCGGGTCGAGCAGCACGGCTCGGCGGTGCCCGACCGCCGCACGGTCGCCGTCGTCCTTCAGGGCGGGGAGACGGTGCTGGCCCGCGCGGTCGTCGGTGCCGACGGCAGCGCCAGCCGCATAGGGGCGCACGTCGGTGTGAAGCTCGACCAGGTGGACCTCGGCCTGGAGGCGGAGATCCCGGTGCCGGAGACGGTCGCCGAGGACTGGAAGGGCCGGGTCCTGATCGACTGGGGCCCGATGCCGGGCAGTTACGGCTGGGTGTTCCCCAAGGGCGACACGCTCACGGTCGGTGTGATCTCCGCGCGCGGTGAAGGCGCCGCCACCAAGCGGTACTTGGAGGACTTCATCGCCCGGCTGGGCCTCGCCGGCTTCGAACCCGCCGTCTCCTCCGGGCACCTGACCCGCTGCCGGGCCGACGACTCCCCGCTGTCCCGGGGCCGGGTGCTGGTCTGCGGGGACGCGGCCGGGCTGCTGGAGCCGTGGACCCGCGAGGGCATCTCCTTCGCGCTGCGTTCGGGCCGGCTGGCGGGGGAGTGGGCGGTCCGCATCGCGGAGGCGCACGACGCCGTGGACACCCGGCGCCAGGCCCTGAACTACGCGTTCGCGGTCAAGGCCGGGCTCGGCGTCGAGATGGCCGTCGGCAAGCGGCTGCTCGGCGTGTTCGAGAAGCGCCCCGGCCTCTTCCACGCGGCCCTCACCGGTTTCCGCCCGGCCTGGCGGGCCTTCCGGGACATCACGCAGGGCTCGACCTCGCTGGGCGAGATCGTCCGCTCCCACCCGCTCGCCCAGCGCGCGCTGACCGCGCTGGACCGGAGGCCGGCCGGGCAGGCCGCTCCGGCGGAGGAGCCCGTCAGTCCGTGA
- a CDS encoding dipeptidase yields MPSNPVAETVASLLPRAKAELTELVAFASVADFTQFPKSESDAAANWIADALRAEGFTDVALLDTPDGTRSVYGHLPGPEGAKTVLLYAHYDVQPPLDEAGWATPPFELTERDGRWYGRGTADCKGGVIMHLLALRALKANGGVPVHVKVIVEGSEEQGTGGLERYAEQHPELLEADTIVIGDAGNFRVGLPTVTTTLRGMTMIRVRIDTLAGNLHSGQFGGAAPDALAALIRVLDSLRAEDGSTTVDGLDATARWEGLEYTEEQFRTDAKVLDGVELIGEGSVADRIWARPAVTVLGIDCPPVVGATPSVQSSARALISLRVPPGVDAAEATKLLQAHVEAHTPWGARVTTEQIGQGQPFRADPSSPAYQAMADAMAVAYPGETMSYAGQGGSIPLCNTLAGLYPRAEILLIGLSEPEAQIHAVNESVSPEELERLSVAEALFLRNYAAR; encoded by the coding sequence ATGCCGTCGAATCCGGTCGCCGAGACCGTCGCCTCGCTGCTGCCCCGGGCCAAGGCGGAGCTGACCGAACTGGTCGCCTTCGCATCGGTGGCGGACTTCACGCAGTTCCCGAAGAGCGAGAGCGACGCCGCCGCGAACTGGATCGCCGACGCGCTGCGCGCCGAGGGCTTCACGGACGTGGCCCTGCTGGACACCCCGGACGGCACCCGGTCCGTGTACGGCCACCTGCCGGGCCCCGAGGGTGCGAAAACGGTTCTGCTCTACGCGCACTACGACGTGCAGCCTCCGCTGGACGAGGCGGGCTGGGCCACCCCGCCGTTCGAGCTGACCGAGCGCGACGGCCGCTGGTACGGCCGCGGGACCGCCGACTGCAAGGGCGGCGTCATCATGCACCTGCTCGCGCTGCGCGCCCTCAAGGCGAACGGCGGCGTCCCGGTGCATGTGAAGGTGATCGTGGAGGGCTCGGAGGAGCAGGGCACGGGCGGCCTGGAGCGGTACGCCGAGCAGCACCCCGAGCTGCTGGAGGCGGACACGATCGTCATCGGTGACGCCGGCAACTTCCGGGTCGGCCTGCCGACGGTGACCACCACGCTGCGCGGTATGACCATGATCCGGGTGCGCATCGACACCCTCGCCGGCAACCTGCACTCCGGCCAGTTCGGCGGTGCCGCCCCGGACGCGCTGGCCGCGCTGATCAGGGTGCTGGACTCGCTGCGCGCCGAGGACGGCTCGACCACGGTCGACGGCCTGGACGCCACGGCCCGGTGGGAGGGCCTGGAGTACACCGAGGAGCAGTTCCGCACGGACGCCAAGGTGCTGGACGGCGTCGAGCTGATCGGTGAGGGTTCGGTCGCCGACCGCATCTGGGCCCGCCCGGCGGTCACCGTCCTCGGCATCGACTGCCCGCCGGTCGTCGGCGCCACCCCGTCGGTGCAGTCGAGCGCCCGCGCCCTGATCAGCCTGCGGGTGCCGCCGGGTGTGGACGCGGCGGAGGCCACCAAGCTGCTCCAGGCACACGTCGAGGCGCACACCCCGTGGGGTGCCCGGGTCACCACCGAGCAGATCGGCCAGGGCCAGCCGTTCCGCGCCGACCCCTCCAGTCCCGCCTACCAGGCGATGGCCGACGCGATGGCGGTTGCCTACCCGGGCGAGACCATGAGTTACGCCGGCCAGGGCGGCTCCATCCCGCTGTGCAACACGCTCGCCGGTCTCTACCCGCGCGCGGAGATCCTGCTGATCGGCCTGAGCGAGCCGGAGGCGCAGATCCACGCGGTCAACGAGAGCGTGTCCCCCGAGGAACTGGAGCGGCTCTCCGTCGCCGAGGCGCTGTTCCTGCGCAACTACGCGGCGCGCTGA
- a CDS encoding MBL fold metallo-hydrolase — protein MDVIELLPRLHLLRFPVGQAYLWSDDAELTLIDAGTIGYGRAIADAVTALGRAPQDVRRVVLTHFHEDHVGAAGEFAALSGAEVLAHHLDAPFVRGELPGPPPRFEEWERPIHADAVRQLPEGPPLPPSSVTDLTDGDVLAFGGGARVVHVPGHTDGSVALFLPAEGVLFTGDTVASVDGTPIPGVFNLDGRQLLASVRRLADLGPEVACFGHGDPVLSDAAAALHSIVETPAQPTGTPASR, from the coding sequence ATGGATGTCATCGAACTGCTGCCCCGCCTGCACCTGTTGCGCTTCCCAGTCGGCCAGGCCTACCTCTGGAGCGACGACGCCGAGCTGACGCTGATCGACGCGGGCACGATCGGCTACGGCCGGGCGATCGCCGACGCGGTCACCGCGCTGGGGCGCGCCCCGCAGGACGTACGGCGGGTCGTCCTGACCCACTTCCACGAGGACCACGTGGGCGCGGCGGGCGAGTTCGCCGCGCTGAGCGGGGCCGAGGTGCTGGCCCACCACCTGGACGCGCCGTTCGTCCGCGGGGAACTGCCCGGTCCGCCCCCGCGGTTCGAGGAGTGGGAGCGGCCGATCCACGCGGACGCGGTCCGGCAGCTGCCCGAGGGACCGCCGCTGCCACCGTCCTCGGTCACCGACCTGACCGACGGGGACGTACTCGCCTTCGGCGGCGGCGCGCGCGTGGTCCATGTCCCGGGGCACACGGACGGCAGCGTCGCGCTCTTCCTGCCCGCCGAGGGAGTGCTGTTCACCGGGGACACGGTGGCATCGGTCGACGGCACCCCGATCCCGGGCGTGTTCAACTTGGACGGGCGGCAACTCCTCGCATCCGTACGGCGTTTGGCCGACCTGGGCCCGGAGGTGGCCTGCTTCGGCCACGGCGACCCGGTCCTGAGCGACGCCGCCGCCGCACTCCACTCGATCGTCGAGACGCCGGCTCAGCCGACCGGCACGCCGGCCTCCAGATAG
- a CDS encoding NUDIX hydrolase gives MTVVWINGAFGAGKTTTARELIELIPNSALFDPEIIGGALTHLLPPKRLAEAGDFQDLPIWRRLVVDTAAAMLAELGGTLVVPMTLLRQEHRDEIFGGLAARRITVHHLLLAPAETILRERIAGREIPPDLSDGEVRIRQWSYDHIEPYRAALASWLTADAHPVDTSALTPYETAVRIADAVGSGAVPACDIVQTPEPTAETLAAGVLLFDEQDRVLLVDPTYKPGWEFPGGVVERGEAPARAGMREVAEETGIRLREVPRLLVVDWERPTPPGFGGLRLLFDGGRLASGEASRVLLPGPELRGWRFATEQEAAAMLPPVRYERLRWALRARERGTALYLEAGVPVG, from the coding sequence GTGACCGTCGTCTGGATCAACGGCGCGTTCGGTGCGGGGAAGACCACCACCGCACGTGAACTGATCGAACTGATCCCGAACAGCGCGCTCTTCGACCCCGAAATCATCGGCGGGGCGCTCACGCACCTGCTGCCGCCCAAGCGCCTCGCCGAGGCCGGCGACTTCCAGGACCTGCCGATCTGGCGCCGGCTGGTGGTCGACACCGCCGCCGCGATGCTCGCCGAGTTGGGCGGCACCCTGGTGGTGCCCATGACCCTGCTCCGCCAGGAGCACCGAGACGAGATCTTCGGTGGCCTCGCCGCCCGCCGGATCACCGTGCACCATCTGCTGCTCGCCCCGGCCGAAACGATCCTGCGCGAGCGGATAGCCGGGCGGGAGATCCCGCCCGACCTGTCCGACGGCGAGGTACGCATACGGCAGTGGTCGTACGACCACATCGAGCCCTACCGCGCCGCCCTCGCGTCCTGGCTCACCGCCGACGCCCACCCGGTCGACACCAGCGCGCTCACCCCGTACGAGACCGCCGTCCGCATCGCCGACGCCGTCGGCAGCGGTGCCGTACCCGCCTGCGACATCGTGCAGACCCCGGAGCCGACCGCCGAGACGCTGGCCGCCGGAGTGCTGCTCTTCGACGAGCAGGACCGCGTGCTGCTGGTCGATCCCACCTACAAGCCCGGCTGGGAGTTCCCCGGCGGAGTGGTCGAACGGGGCGAGGCGCCCGCCCGCGCGGGGATGCGCGAGGTCGCCGAGGAGACGGGGATACGGCTGCGGGAGGTGCCCCGGCTGCTCGTCGTGGACTGGGAACGGCCCACCCCGCCCGGATTCGGCGGGCTGCGGCTGCTGTTCGACGGCGGCCGGCTGGCGTCCGGCGAGGCCTCCCGGGTGCTGCTGCCCGGCCCGGAGCTGCGCGGCTGGCGGTTCGCCACGGAACAGGAGGCCGCCGCGATGCTGCCGCCGGTCCGCTACGAACGCCTGCGCTGGGCCCTGCGCGCCCGCGAGCGGGGCACCGCGCTCTATCTGGAGGCCGGCGTGCCGGTCGGCTGA
- a CDS encoding NPCBM/NEW2 domain-containing protein → MRHPHTRTTRTTHRRLAGALSAGLLCAAGLATPALAAPAEAPAAPAAPALADGLALTPPMGFNNWNSTHCRAEFNESMVKGIADLFVQKGLKDAGYQYVNLDDCWALPNRDTNGKLVPDPARFPDGIKAVADYVHAKGLKLGIYTSAGTKTCNSAGFPGALGHEYSDARQFADWGVDYLKYDNCNNQGVDAKQRYRTMRDALKATGRPIVYSICEWGENKPWEWAADVGHLWRTTGDISDSWSSMLSILKQNLPLAPHAGPGHWNDPDMLEVGNGGMTDTEYRSHFSLWSVMTAPLLIGTDLRKASQATYDILGNKEVVAVDQDPLGKQGTVVSSAGGRWVVAKEMKDGSRAVALFNESGTAQRIATSASAVGLPDADGYTQRDLWQHRTYNTAGTIAATVPAHGTVLLRVQADPRWAAQPPAVDLGLDGSPLLEAATPATLTSTVTDLGRTPARQVSVTLTGPAGWTVRAASKTTAAALPTGGTLRTDWRVTAPAGTPAGSYVLTLRTSYRSPSGTAVAGEVPLTASVVVPPPGGTSYLGDLPWMSATSGWGPVERDTSNGESAAGDGRPLTVGGTVYAKGLGVHALSELSFYTGKACEKVTADVGVDDEKGTKGTVAFEIWADGTKAASTGVLTNAMPARPLTADVTGARVVRLVVTDGGDGIDSDHADWANARLSC, encoded by the coding sequence ATGCGTCACCCTCACACCCGCACGACCCGCACCACACACCGAAGACTGGCCGGGGCGCTGTCCGCGGGCCTGCTGTGCGCGGCAGGCCTCGCCACCCCCGCCCTGGCGGCCCCCGCCGAGGCCCCGGCGGCGCCGGCCGCCCCCGCCCTGGCCGACGGCCTCGCCCTCACCCCGCCGATGGGCTTCAACAACTGGAACTCCACGCACTGCCGCGCCGAGTTCAACGAGTCCATGGTCAAGGGCATCGCGGACCTCTTCGTCCAGAAGGGCCTGAAGGACGCGGGCTACCAGTACGTCAACCTGGACGACTGCTGGGCCCTGCCGAACCGCGACACGAACGGCAAGCTGGTACCCGACCCCGCCCGGTTCCCCGACGGGATCAAGGCGGTTGCCGACTACGTGCACGCCAAGGGGCTCAAACTCGGCATCTACACCAGCGCCGGCACCAAGACCTGCAACAGCGCGGGCTTCCCGGGTGCCCTCGGACACGAGTACAGCGACGCACGCCAGTTCGCCGACTGGGGCGTGGACTACCTGAAGTACGACAACTGCAACAACCAGGGTGTGGACGCCAAGCAGCGTTACCGCACCATGCGGGACGCGCTGAAGGCGACCGGCCGCCCCATCGTCTACAGCATCTGCGAATGGGGGGAGAACAAGCCCTGGGAATGGGCCGCCGACGTCGGCCACCTGTGGCGGACCACCGGTGACATCAGCGACAGCTGGAGTTCCATGCTGTCGATCCTGAAGCAGAACCTGCCGCTCGCACCGCACGCGGGCCCGGGCCACTGGAACGACCCCGACATGCTCGAGGTCGGCAACGGCGGCATGACGGACACCGAGTACCGCTCGCACTTCTCGCTCTGGTCGGTCATGACCGCGCCGCTGCTCATCGGCACCGACCTGCGCAAGGCCTCCCAGGCGACCTACGACATCCTGGGCAACAAGGAGGTCGTCGCCGTCGACCAGGACCCGCTCGGCAAGCAGGGCACGGTCGTCTCCTCCGCGGGCGGACGCTGGGTCGTCGCCAAGGAGATGAAGGACGGCAGCCGCGCCGTGGCCCTCTTCAACGAATCCGGCACCGCCCAGCGGATCGCCACCAGCGCGAGCGCCGTCGGCCTGCCCGACGCCGACGGCTACACCCAGCGCGATCTGTGGCAGCACCGCACGTACAACACCGCCGGCACCATCGCCGCCACCGTCCCCGCCCACGGCACGGTCCTGCTGCGTGTCCAGGCCGACCCCCGCTGGGCAGCCCAGCCGCCCGCCGTCGACCTGGGCCTGGACGGCAGCCCGTTGCTGGAGGCCGCCACCCCGGCCACGCTGACCAGCACCGTCACCGACCTCGGCCGTACGCCCGCGCGACAGGTGTCCGTGACGCTGACCGGCCCGGCCGGCTGGACCGTACGGGCCGCCTCGAAGACCACGGCGGCCGCGCTCCCCACCGGCGGCACGCTGCGCACCGACTGGCGGGTGACCGCCCCGGCCGGCACCCCGGCCGGCTCCTACGTCCTGACCCTGCGGACCAGTTACCGCTCGCCGTCCGGGACGGCGGTCGCCGGTGAGGTGCCGCTGACCGCCTCCGTCGTCGTACCGCCGCCCGGCGGGACGTCGTACCTCGGCGACCTGCCCTGGATGTCGGCGACCAGCGGCTGGGGGCCGGTGGAGCGGGACACCAGCAACGGGGAGAGCGCCGCCGGCGACGGACGCCCGCTCACCGTCGGCGGCACGGTGTACGCCAAGGGGCTCGGCGTCCACGCGCTCAGCGAGCTCTCCTTCTACACCGGCAAGGCCTGCGAGAAGGTCACCGCGGACGTCGGCGTGGACGACGAGAAGGGCACGAAGGGCACCGTCGCCTTCGAGATCTGGGCGGACGGCACGAAGGCCGCGTCCACCGGCGTCCTGACCAACGCGATGCCCGCCCGGCCGCTCACCGCCGACGTCACCGGCGCCCGGGTGGTCCGGCTCGTCGTCACCGACGGCGGCGACGGCATCGATTCGGATCACGCGGACTGGGCGAACGCGCGGCTCAGCTGCTGA
- a CDS encoding ROK family protein → MHTDLVAALDIGGTKIAGALVDGDGRILARAQRATPAQQDGETVMRAVAEVLGDLAGSPLWGHARSVGIGSAGPVDASAGTVSPVNVPGWRDFPLVDRVRTITGGLPVELIGDGVAITAAEHWQGAARGHDNALCMVVSTGVGGGLVLGGRLHPGPTGNAGHIGHISVDLDGDPCPCGSRGCVERIASGPNIARRALEQGWLPGPDGDTSAAAVAVAARAGDPVAVASFERAAQALAAGIAATATLVEIDIAVIGGGVANAGDVLFTPLRKTLTDYATLSFVQRLTVVPAQTGTDAGLVGAAAAALTRLPDVQAASH, encoded by the coding sequence ATGCACACCGACCTCGTGGCGGCCCTGGACATCGGCGGCACCAAGATCGCCGGCGCGCTGGTGGACGGCGACGGACGGATCCTGGCCCGGGCCCAGCGCGCCACGCCCGCCCAGCAGGACGGCGAAACGGTCATGCGGGCCGTGGCTGAGGTGCTCGGAGACCTCGCCGGGTCGCCCCTGTGGGGACACGCGCGCTCGGTGGGCATCGGCAGCGCGGGTCCGGTGGACGCCTCGGCCGGCACCGTCAGCCCGGTGAACGTGCCGGGCTGGCGGGACTTCCCGCTGGTCGACCGGGTCCGCACGATCACCGGGGGCCTGCCGGTGGAGCTGATCGGCGACGGGGTCGCGATCACGGCGGCCGAGCACTGGCAGGGCGCGGCGCGCGGCCACGACAACGCGCTGTGCATGGTGGTCTCGACGGGCGTCGGCGGCGGACTGGTGCTGGGCGGGCGGCTGCACCCCGGACCGACCGGGAACGCCGGACACATCGGCCACATCAGCGTCGACCTCGACGGTGATCCCTGCCCGTGCGGCTCACGCGGCTGCGTGGAGCGCATCGCCAGCGGCCCCAACATCGCCCGCCGGGCCCTGGAACAGGGCTGGCTGCCCGGCCCCGACGGTGACACCTCGGCCGCCGCGGTGGCCGTCGCCGCCCGCGCGGGCGACCCGGTCGCCGTGGCCTCCTTCGAGCGGGCCGCGCAGGCGCTGGCCGCCGGGATCGCGGCCACCGCGACCCTGGTCGAGATCGACATAGCGGTGATCGGCGGGGGTGTCGCCAACGCGGGCGACGTCCTGTTCACGCCGCTGCGCAAGACCCTCACCGACTACGCGACCCTGTCCTTCGTGCAGCGGCTCACCGTCGTACCCGCGCAGACGGGCACCGACGCGGGCCTGGTCGGCGCCGCGGCGGCAGCCCTGACCCGCCTCCCCGACGTGCAGGCGGCGAGCCACTAG
- a CDS encoding LacI family DNA-binding transcriptional regulator: protein MPETTRRADRLPGNRYGNRPTMKDVAARAGVGLKTVSRVVNGEPGVTPDTERRVQEAIEALGFRRNDSARVLRKGRTASIGLVLEDLADPFYGPLSRAVEEVARAHGALLINGSSAEDPEREQELALALCARRVDGLVVIPAGDDHRYLEPEIRAGVATVFVDRPAGRIDADVVLSDNYGGARDGVAHLIAHGHRRIGFIGDMPRIHTAAERLRGYRAAMEDAGIAVEERWMSLGATNPERVRRAAEEMLSGPDPVTAVFTGNNRVTVTVIRVLAEQSRRVALVGFDDIELADLLQPGVTVVAQDAAALGRTAAERLFRQLDGTLMAPERIELPTRLITRGSGELPPAD, encoded by the coding sequence GTGCCCGAGACCACCCGCCGCGCAGACCGCCTTCCCGGGAACCGGTACGGCAACCGCCCGACGATGAAGGACGTGGCGGCGCGCGCCGGAGTCGGGCTGAAAACGGTCTCCCGCGTGGTCAACGGCGAACCCGGGGTCACCCCGGACACCGAGCGCCGGGTGCAGGAGGCGATCGAGGCGCTCGGCTTCCGCCGCAACGACAGCGCGCGGGTGCTGCGCAAGGGCCGTACGGCGAGCATCGGCCTGGTCCTTGAGGATCTCGCGGACCCGTTCTACGGCCCGCTGAGCCGGGCCGTCGAGGAGGTGGCCCGCGCCCACGGCGCCCTGCTGATCAACGGCTCCAGCGCCGAGGACCCCGAGCGGGAGCAGGAGCTGGCGCTGGCCCTGTGCGCGCGCCGGGTGGACGGGCTCGTGGTGATCCCGGCCGGTGACGACCACCGGTATCTGGAGCCGGAGATCAGGGCCGGCGTGGCGACCGTGTTCGTGGACCGTCCGGCCGGCCGGATCGACGCCGACGTGGTGCTGTCCGACAACTACGGCGGCGCCCGCGACGGCGTCGCCCACCTCATCGCGCACGGCCACCGCCGGATCGGGTTCATCGGCGACATGCCCCGCATCCACACCGCGGCCGAGCGGCTGCGCGGTTACCGGGCGGCCATGGAGGACGCGGGCATAGCGGTCGAGGAGCGCTGGATGTCCCTCGGGGCGACGAACCCGGAGCGGGTGCGCCGGGCCGCGGAGGAGATGCTCTCCGGTCCCGACCCGGTCACCGCGGTCTTCACCGGAAACAACCGGGTGACGGTCACCGTGATCCGGGTGCTCGCCGAGCAGTCGCGCCGGGTCGCGCTCGTCGGCTTCGACGACATCGAGCTGGCCGACCTGCTCCAGCCGGGCGTCACGGTCGTCGCGCAGGATGCCGCGGCCCTCGGCCGTACCGCCGCGGAGCGCCTCTTCCGCCAGTTGGACGGCACCCTCATGGCTCCCGAGCGGATCGAGCTGCCGACCCGCCTGATCACACGCGGCTCGGGCGAACTGCCACCGGCGGACTGA